From the Kitasatospora viridis genome, one window contains:
- a CDS encoding trypsin-like serine peptidase, producing the protein MTVRRTALALTAALLPLAGCGTGGITSSGPVSGQATGASASTVHSASPGGGPSHSAGWNRQRFLAAFDKHKDTTRTASPTTQNALVGAVFTNNAGGDHFCTASVVDSAGQNLIVTAAHCVYDPGVGQRDDLVFVPGYRDGDAPNGVWPLAAITVDQSWADSGNQDLDVAFAIVQPQGGKQVQQVLGANKLGTDQGYQLPVKLTGYPSSADVPITCMNATTEQSPTQLRIDCPDYTGGTSGSPWVTGFDPATHTGTVIGVIGGYQQGGDTPNTSYSSYFGDAVQALYDRATA; encoded by the coding sequence GGCCGGTCAGTGGGCAGGCGACCGGCGCGAGCGCAAGCACCGTCCACTCCGCCTCCCCCGGCGGTGGTCCGAGCCACTCGGCCGGCTGGAACCGGCAGCGCTTCCTGGCCGCCTTCGACAAGCACAAGGACACGACCAGGACCGCCTCCCCCACCACGCAGAACGCCCTGGTCGGCGCGGTCTTCACCAACAACGCCGGCGGCGACCACTTCTGCACCGCGAGCGTGGTGGACAGCGCGGGCCAGAACCTGATCGTCACCGCCGCGCACTGCGTCTACGACCCCGGCGTCGGCCAGCGCGACGACCTGGTCTTCGTGCCCGGCTACCGCGACGGCGACGCGCCCAACGGGGTCTGGCCGCTGGCCGCGATCACCGTCGACCAGAGCTGGGCCGACAGCGGCAACCAGGACCTGGACGTGGCCTTCGCGATCGTCCAGCCGCAGGGCGGCAAGCAGGTGCAGCAGGTGCTGGGCGCCAACAAGCTCGGCACCGACCAGGGCTACCAGCTGCCGGTGAAGCTGACCGGCTACCCGAGCAGCGCGGACGTGCCGATCACCTGCATGAACGCCACCACCGAGCAGAGCCCGACCCAGCTGCGGATCGACTGCCCCGACTACACCGGCGGCACCAGCGGCAGCCCGTGGGTGACCGGCTTCGACCCCGCCACCCACACGGGCACCGTGATCGGCGTGATCGGCGGCTACCAGCAGGGCGGGGACACCCCGAACACCTCCTACAGCAGCTACTTCGGCGACGCCGTGCAGGCGCTCTACGACCGGGCGACCGCCTGA